One Halioglobus japonicus DNA segment encodes these proteins:
- a CDS encoding mechanosensitive ion channel family protein, producing MSDTDPVAADPNQAVEAAALVVEKPLITPAAIDEETLFILQMFDQMDAQAPLMRLVIGASIVGISLLLLLITRFHFKRRVGRMEALPDDRYKALRWQAQDLLSAEDMKAFRISFTQWIGRFVSLVFILAAINGLLMTSGWTLRLAARMINGFYQIVSFIWQGFVSYLPNLITIVLIIMVARFVIRTLSMVFDGIRTRRIYLKNFYPEWADTSFGIIKLLIYALTAVIIFPYLPGSSSPAFQGISIFVGVLVSLGSTTAVANIIAGVVLTYTRAFQIGDQVDVAETRGRVVERSMFVTRIQTLKNVIVSIPNSMVLNNNIINYSKNMGQRGLLVHTGITIGYDVPWQVVNRLLIAAAEKTDGIAESPPPFVLQVSLEDNYVAYEVNGWTRKPEELPRIYSALHANILDEFHGHNVEITSPHYRAVRDGNPVNVPEVLPRDDEDGESETKEEKA from the coding sequence ATGTCCGATACAGATCCCGTAGCCGCTGATCCGAACCAGGCGGTGGAAGCCGCCGCACTGGTCGTCGAAAAGCCCCTGATAACCCCAGCGGCTATTGACGAGGAAACCCTGTTCATTTTGCAAATGTTTGACCAGATGGATGCTCAGGCGCCACTGATGCGTTTGGTTATTGGCGCGTCCATTGTCGGTATCTCGCTGTTACTGCTGTTAATTACTCGCTTTCATTTCAAGCGCCGAGTGGGGCGCATGGAAGCGCTACCGGATGATCGCTACAAGGCACTGCGATGGCAGGCACAGGACTTACTGTCCGCCGAAGATATGAAAGCGTTTCGGATCAGTTTTACCCAGTGGATTGGACGGTTCGTGTCGCTGGTATTTATTCTCGCGGCCATCAACGGATTATTGATGACGTCAGGCTGGACCCTGCGTTTGGCAGCGCGGATGATCAATGGCTTCTACCAGATTGTGTCATTTATATGGCAGGGGTTTGTCAGTTACCTCCCAAACCTGATTACGATTGTGCTCATCATCATGGTGGCCCGCTTCGTTATCCGCACTCTGTCAATGGTCTTCGATGGTATTCGCACTCGCAGAATCTACCTGAAGAACTTCTATCCCGAGTGGGCCGACACCAGTTTTGGCATTATCAAGCTATTGATATACGCGTTGACGGCAGTGATTATTTTTCCTTATCTGCCAGGTTCCAGTTCGCCGGCATTTCAGGGAATCTCGATTTTCGTCGGTGTGTTGGTATCGCTGGGTTCGACCACCGCCGTGGCCAACATCATTGCTGGCGTGGTATTGACCTATACCCGCGCTTTCCAAATAGGTGACCAGGTCGACGTAGCGGAGACCCGTGGCCGGGTGGTGGAGCGGAGCATGTTTGTCACCCGCATCCAGACCCTCAAAAACGTGATTGTGTCGATCCCCAACTCCATGGTGTTGAACAACAACATCATTAACTACAGCAAAAATATGGGGCAGCGAGGTCTGCTGGTGCACACGGGGATTACGATTGGCTACGATGTGCCCTGGCAGGTCGTCAATCGTTTGCTGATCGCGGCGGCGGAAAAGACCGATGGTATTGCTGAATCGCCGCCGCCATTTGTGCTGCAAGTGTCGCTGGAAGACAATTATGTGGCTTATGAAGTGAATGGCTGGACCCGCAAGCCGGAAGAGTTGCCCAGGATCTACTCAGCATTACATGCCAATATTCTCGATGAGTTCCACGGCCACAACGTGGAGATTACCTCGCCTCATTATCGCGCCGTGCGCGATGGCAACCCGGTGAATGTGCCGGAAGTGTTGCCGCGCGATGACGAGGACGGTGAGAGCGAAACGAAAGAGGAGAAGGCCTGA
- a CDS encoding PQQ-binding-like beta-propeller repeat protein: MAFPKVTDMRSQPAVVGDTLYFGDKTGRLYAIDRKRGCVHAHTKVASGIRSAITVVPGDSAPVLVFADSMAVVYAVDSQSLDIRWRADMRLFSTSTITGSISHHDNRLYVPISSYEVAAAGNPNHVCCESHGGVVALDLANGDRLWEWHATADAILQGQTSDGKPLLGPSGASVWSTPTIDAARNRLYIGTGENLSHPATATSDAVIALDLDTGETVWHFQATADDVWNAACLNDGTNCPENAGGDFDIGASIVHAKLDDGSELLLVGQKSGDAMALDMNGELLWKTRVSNAALGPDLHQTTTNGGIHWGMALAGERLLVPAADPERTRPGYDPRPGIHALDVRSGEVLWFQGVERGCYLADEDKPLVGLQNMRTGKHRPLEDQYNCSFYYGLSSAATATEDLVFSGGLNGVLRAYAIEDGEVLWEYATATPVTTVNGVTGHGGAIDVDGQLLAGDWLYVQSGYAMFGQLPGNVLYAFKLSAD; encoded by the coding sequence ATGGCGTTTCCCAAAGTCACAGATATGCGTTCCCAGCCAGCTGTGGTCGGTGACACGCTGTATTTTGGCGACAAGACAGGACGGCTCTACGCCATTGATCGCAAGCGTGGCTGTGTTCACGCCCATACTAAAGTCGCCAGTGGCATTCGCTCGGCAATCACCGTCGTTCCGGGAGATTCAGCGCCGGTACTGGTCTTCGCAGATTCAATGGCAGTGGTTTATGCCGTGGACAGCCAATCCCTGGACATTCGCTGGCGCGCGGATATGCGCCTGTTCAGCACCTCGACCATTACCGGCTCAATCAGTCATCACGACAATCGTTTGTATGTGCCGATCTCATCGTACGAAGTTGCGGCAGCCGGCAACCCCAATCATGTTTGCTGCGAATCACACGGCGGCGTGGTGGCCCTGGACCTCGCCAATGGCGATCGCCTGTGGGAGTGGCATGCCACCGCGGACGCTATCTTGCAGGGCCAAACCAGTGACGGTAAGCCCCTACTGGGCCCGTCCGGCGCCTCCGTCTGGAGCACACCTACCATCGATGCCGCCCGCAACCGCTTATATATCGGCACCGGCGAAAACCTGTCCCACCCCGCCACCGCGACCTCCGATGCGGTAATTGCGCTCGATCTCGATACCGGTGAGACAGTGTGGCATTTCCAGGCAACCGCAGACGATGTCTGGAACGCGGCCTGTTTGAACGACGGTACCAATTGCCCAGAAAATGCCGGCGGCGATTTCGATATCGGGGCCTCGATCGTCCACGCCAAACTCGATGACGGCAGCGAGCTATTACTGGTGGGCCAAAAGTCAGGAGATGCCATGGCGCTCGACATGAATGGCGAACTGCTGTGGAAAACCCGGGTGAGCAATGCCGCCCTGGGGCCGGACCTTCATCAGACCACTACCAACGGTGGAATCCACTGGGGGATGGCACTCGCCGGGGAGCGCCTGCTGGTGCCCGCCGCCGATCCGGAACGCACGCGACCGGGCTACGACCCACGCCCCGGGATTCACGCCCTTGATGTACGCAGTGGCGAGGTACTCTGGTTTCAGGGGGTGGAACGCGGCTGCTATCTTGCGGACGAAGATAAGCCGTTGGTGGGACTGCAGAATATGCGTACCGGCAAGCATCGGCCGCTGGAGGATCAGTACAACTGCTCGTTCTACTATGGCCTCTCATCAGCAGCGACCGCTACCGAGGATCTGGTGTTCAGTGGTGGGCTCAACGGCGTGTTACGCGCCTATGCCATTGAAGACGGCGAGGTGCTCTGGGAATACGCTACCGCGACGCCCGTTACCACCGTCAACGGCGTAACAGGTCATGGAGGAGCAATTGATGTTGACGGCCAACTGCTCGCGGGAGACTGGCTGTACGTGCAGTCAGGCTATGCCATGTTCGGTCAACTGCCTGGCAACGTGCTGTACGCGTTCAAGCTCTCGGCGGACTGA
- a CDS encoding pyrroloquinoline quinone-dependent dehydrogenase has product MRRTGLATALVCAAFAAQADEWRHYGGDPGGQHFSTADQITRENVADLDVAWMFRSGDQQRRAALMPQTSAQSTPLLLPAAAGESLVYCTQFNEIIALDPGTGEPRWRFDPDIDTSGERPFRCRGVAYYEEPRLTEQQTCRHRLFTNTHDRRLIAVDALTGKRCTDFGNNGEVTQFGRERGADQVSNSSAPVVAAGVVVSGSTVIDFHYAESPRGQVQAFDSLTGERLWGFDPLEGHSGSGSANVWAPMSIDASLGLVYLPTSAPSPDYYGGNRPGDNRYANSIVALDITTGEVRWHFQHVRHDLWDYDTPAQPILFEWQKHGEQIPALAQPTKQGFVFVLDRRTGKSLWEITEQPVPPSQIPGEHTAPTQPKPIAPPPLLDPFLMPEQAWGLTPWDKADCARQLSALDNLGLFTPLSEKLTLMLPGSLGGANWGGGAILQDSGILLVNVNTTPFSGRLVPRAEARGESTSDHPAAGARMRVPMRGTPYDVEVGALVSPLGIPCSPPPWGKLVAVDLVAGKTLWEKPLGSVHDMAPFPVPFHLDWGTPNLGGGIATAGGLFFIGATMDRQFRAFDTTTGEVLWRHQLPVDATATPMTYTYRGRQYVVINAGATLCSVGPRATISLLLPWSAREKTTATAGGAARGSRDLVLQCR; this is encoded by the coding sequence ATGCGCCGCACCGGTCTCGCGACAGCCCTGGTGTGCGCCGCCTTCGCGGCGCAGGCCGACGAGTGGCGCCACTATGGAGGCGACCCGGGCGGACAGCACTTCTCGACCGCCGACCAGATCACTCGCGAGAACGTCGCCGATCTGGACGTGGCGTGGATGTTCCGCAGCGGCGACCAACAGCGCCGCGCGGCGCTCATGCCCCAGACCTCCGCTCAGTCCACACCCCTGTTGCTGCCTGCGGCTGCTGGTGAATCCCTGGTGTACTGCACCCAGTTCAATGAAATCATTGCCCTGGACCCAGGCACGGGCGAACCTCGCTGGCGCTTTGACCCGGACATCGATACCAGCGGAGAGCGACCCTTCCGCTGCCGCGGCGTTGCGTACTACGAAGAGCCGCGCCTCACAGAGCAGCAAACCTGTCGCCATCGCCTGTTTACCAATACGCACGATCGGCGCCTGATCGCGGTCGATGCTCTAACAGGCAAACGCTGTACAGACTTCGGCAACAACGGCGAAGTGACTCAGTTTGGCCGCGAGCGCGGCGCCGACCAGGTCAGCAATTCTTCGGCGCCGGTCGTTGCGGCGGGCGTTGTCGTCAGTGGATCAACCGTTATCGATTTCCACTACGCCGAATCGCCCCGGGGGCAGGTCCAGGCCTTTGACAGCCTCACCGGCGAGCGCCTGTGGGGGTTTGACCCACTCGAAGGCCACAGTGGCAGCGGCAGTGCCAATGTCTGGGCCCCCATGTCGATCGATGCATCCCTGGGCCTGGTATATCTGCCCACCAGCGCCCCCTCGCCGGACTACTACGGCGGCAACCGGCCCGGCGACAATCGCTACGCCAACAGTATTGTCGCGCTGGATATCACCACCGGTGAGGTGCGCTGGCATTTCCAGCATGTGCGTCACGATTTATGGGACTACGACACCCCGGCCCAGCCCATTCTCTTCGAGTGGCAAAAGCACGGCGAACAGATTCCGGCGCTTGCCCAGCCCACCAAACAGGGCTTCGTATTCGTACTCGATCGCCGCACCGGCAAAAGCCTCTGGGAAATCACCGAACAGCCGGTACCGCCTTCGCAAATACCCGGCGAACACACCGCACCCACCCAGCCGAAACCCATTGCCCCGCCACCCCTGCTGGACCCGTTCCTTATGCCCGAACAGGCCTGGGGTCTGACCCCCTGGGACAAGGCAGACTGCGCCCGGCAATTGTCGGCACTGGATAACCTGGGTTTGTTCACGCCACTCAGTGAGAAATTGACCCTCATGCTCCCGGGCAGCCTCGGCGGCGCCAACTGGGGCGGCGGCGCCATTTTGCAAGACAGCGGTATTTTGCTGGTCAACGTCAACACCACACCGTTTAGCGGCCGCCTGGTCCCCCGCGCAGAAGCGAGGGGCGAGTCCACCAGTGACCATCCTGCCGCTGGTGCACGCATGCGCGTCCCTATGCGTGGCACACCCTACGATGTGGAAGTAGGCGCACTGGTATCGCCGCTGGGCATTCCTTGCAGCCCGCCACCGTGGGGCAAGCTGGTGGCCGTAGACCTTGTTGCCGGCAAGACCTTGTGGGAGAAACCGCTGGGCTCTGTACACGATATGGCACCTTTCCCAGTGCCCTTTCACCTGGACTGGGGCACACCCAACCTGGGCGGCGGCATTGCCACCGCCGGGGGCTTGTTTTTCATCGGTGCCACCATGGATCGCCAGTTTCGCGCTTTCGATACCACCACCGGGGAAGTGCTATGGCGCCATCAACTGCCCGTGGATGCGACGGCAACGCCCATGACCTATACCTATCGCGGCCGCCAGTACGTGGTCATTAACGCGGGGGCCACGCTATGTTCAGTCGGCCCCAGAGCGACTATCTCATTGCTTTTGCCCTGGAGCGCCCGTGAAAAAACTACTGCTACTGCTGGTGGCGCTGCCCGCGGCAGCCGCGATCTGGTTCTTCAGTGCCGATAA
- a CDS encoding lyase, protein MRSLLPIALLLCSAAAHADSLLVTDAQGQPLAQAMVTRTPLEVPVADLSDDGYTPDGTSNTAAVTVTRFSDAEGQVDIFQDGKFSYRVRAQGYRDAYLDAPTATVALAPMSDEEHYASYPSNVWLSQLTFGGDQELKQVFQLNCAFCHQQASPFMRNERTVEQWLSVIQRMNTYGARLPTDDQLPIAEMMQSEYRELRENPDQVPLPRRWESHLADIEMTEWPIGDGFSQMHDFLLHPNGYVYVGDNLFDRIYEIDTDTGEYTVYKVPHYEDARLGGILGNRFEVFPKMHNYMGVHSFAVSPSDGNIFITPSMQQALLEFDVTKKEFIIHDMPGGLYPHTIRTDANDDVWFTLALSSQVAKFDRDTREFTLYDLPARSVKEWLMFKALPLLFSIDPEDRPLPSPDRESTGLPMPYGIDVAPDGGIWVARLYANDLAHIDPDSGEVTMIDFPYEGPRRLRADAEGNLWIVAFQNSLLVKYDPRKQEFTDYELPVVNELPYALNVDRKRDVVWVNGNQSDTILGFHIASESWKVYPMPRQRFFTRDIEVSEEDGAIYTSNSHFPTWQTEGAVPTLLRITPLAD, encoded by the coding sequence ATGCGCTCCCTATTGCCTATCGCCCTGCTGCTGTGCTCGGCCGCCGCCCACGCGGATTCACTGCTCGTCACCGACGCCCAGGGCCAGCCTCTTGCCCAGGCCATGGTCACCCGCACCCCGCTGGAAGTGCCCGTCGCGGACCTCAGCGATGATGGCTACACACCCGACGGCACCAGCAACACAGCCGCGGTTACCGTCACCCGATTTAGCGATGCTGAAGGCCAGGTCGATATTTTCCAGGACGGTAAATTCAGCTATCGTGTGCGGGCCCAGGGTTATCGCGATGCCTACCTGGACGCACCAACCGCCACAGTGGCACTGGCGCCCATGAGCGACGAGGAGCACTATGCCAGTTACCCGTCGAATGTATGGTTGTCACAGCTGACCTTCGGCGGCGATCAGGAACTCAAGCAGGTGTTTCAGCTCAACTGTGCCTTCTGTCACCAACAGGCCTCACCTTTTATGCGCAATGAGCGCACCGTAGAACAGTGGCTAAGCGTAATCCAGCGCATGAATACCTATGGTGCCCGTCTGCCCACCGATGACCAGCTGCCCATTGCCGAAATGATGCAGTCTGAATACCGCGAACTGCGTGAAAACCCGGACCAGGTGCCCCTGCCGCGCCGCTGGGAGAGCCACCTGGCAGACATAGAGATGACCGAGTGGCCCATCGGTGATGGATTCTCCCAGATGCATGATTTTCTGCTTCACCCCAATGGCTATGTCTACGTGGGCGACAACCTGTTCGACCGGATTTACGAGATCGACACCGACACCGGTGAATACACCGTATACAAAGTACCTCACTACGAAGACGCCCGCCTCGGCGGCATTCTGGGCAACCGCTTCGAAGTGTTCCCGAAAATGCACAACTATATGGGGGTCCACTCGTTCGCTGTATCACCCTCGGACGGCAATATCTTTATCACGCCCTCCATGCAGCAGGCGCTGCTGGAGTTTGATGTCACCAAAAAGGAATTCATCATTCACGACATGCCAGGCGGCCTGTATCCCCACACTATTCGCACCGATGCCAATGACGATGTGTGGTTTACCCTGGCACTATCCTCCCAGGTCGCAAAGTTTGATCGCGACACCCGCGAGTTCACGCTTTACGACCTCCCCGCTCGCAGTGTCAAAGAATGGCTGATGTTCAAGGCATTGCCGTTACTGTTCAGCATTGACCCGGAAGATCGCCCCCTGCCCTCACCCGACCGTGAGTCCACAGGACTGCCCATGCCCTATGGGATTGATGTCGCTCCGGACGGTGGTATCTGGGTTGCGCGGCTGTACGCGAATGATCTCGCCCACATTGACCCAGACAGCGGCGAAGTCACGATGATTGATTTCCCCTACGAGGGACCGCGCAGACTGCGGGCCGACGCCGAGGGCAATCTGTGGATTGTGGCGTTCCAGAATTCATTGCTCGTGAAGTACGACCCGCGCAAGCAGGAATTCACCGACTACGAGCTTCCGGTTGTCAACGAACTCCCCTATGCGCTTAACGTCGATCGCAAACGCGACGTCGTATGGGTTAACGGCAACCAGTCTGACACCATTCTCGGTTTCCATATCGCCAGCGAAAGCTGGAAGGTCTATCCCATGCCGCGCCAGCGCTTCTTTACGCGCGATATTGAAGTGTCTGAAGAAGATGGGGCGATCTACACCAGCAATTCCCACTTCCCCACCTGGCAGACAGAAGGTGCCGTGCCTACCCTGCTGCGCATCACACCGCTGGCAGACTAA
- a CDS encoding AraC family transcriptional regulator — protein sequence MLPDKEREVSVSLTLALLDAMRLAGEAEPEALLGELGIDARLLERPENRISFDQQQALWQQAVQRCGSPEFGLQFARAIQPASFGLVGYMVMNCGTIDACLDVIVEYQFLAGQGGSFVRSECDGYPALEYHAVNADDAVTAHRVVAMFASIVALGRWLAGDAYVPLRLQLCVLPGDKPAPFSEYFHCPVAGGSSANRLVFSPEVLALPIPHASAELLALLTERADRVLATPALEPGVAARVAGLMASQLTQTLPAKQAIASQMGMSERTLQRRLQEEGTSYQRLLDQTRHQLALELLGNREISLATVAGQLGFAEPSAFYRAFRKWQGVTPGDYRQGLEAGRSR from the coding sequence ATGTTGCCTGACAAGGAGCGCGAGGTGAGTGTCAGCCTGACCCTGGCGCTGCTGGATGCCATGCGTCTGGCGGGTGAGGCCGAGCCTGAGGCCCTGCTGGGCGAGTTGGGCATTGATGCCCGGCTGCTTGAGCGCCCCGAGAACCGCATCAGTTTTGATCAGCAGCAGGCGCTGTGGCAGCAAGCGGTGCAACGCTGTGGTTCGCCGGAATTTGGTCTGCAGTTTGCCCGAGCGATTCAGCCCGCCAGTTTTGGCCTGGTGGGGTATATGGTCATGAATTGCGGCACCATTGATGCCTGCCTCGATGTGATCGTTGAGTACCAGTTTCTCGCCGGGCAGGGCGGCAGCTTTGTGCGCAGCGAGTGCGATGGCTATCCCGCGCTGGAATACCATGCCGTCAACGCGGACGATGCGGTAACAGCCCATCGTGTTGTGGCAATGTTTGCATCGATTGTGGCGCTCGGTCGCTGGTTGGCTGGTGATGCCTATGTGCCGCTACGATTGCAGTTGTGCGTACTGCCAGGTGATAAACCTGCACCATTCAGTGAATATTTTCACTGCCCTGTGGCCGGTGGCAGCAGCGCCAATCGTTTGGTGTTCTCACCTGAGGTGCTGGCTCTACCAATTCCTCACGCCAGTGCGGAGCTGTTGGCCTTGCTGACGGAGCGCGCTGATCGCGTCCTCGCGACGCCGGCGCTGGAGCCAGGCGTGGCTGCCCGGGTGGCCGGTTTAATGGCGTCACAACTCACCCAGACCCTGCCTGCGAAGCAGGCGATTGCTTCCCAGATGGGCATGAGTGAACGCACCTTACAGCGGCGTTTACAGGAGGAGGGGACCAGCTATCAGCGATTGCTCGACCAGACGCGCCATCAACTGGCACTGGAGTTACTGGGCAATCGTGAGATATCACTGGCGACGGTGGCAGGGCAGCTTGGTTTTGCCGAACCCAGCGCATTTTATCGCGCTTTTCGCAAATGGCAGGGTGTTACCCCTGGCGACTATCGCCAGGGGCTGGAGGCGGGGAGGTCGCGCTAG
- a CDS encoding cytochrome P450, with amino-acid sequence MSEAATALPPVAEIFNPHSSEYMNDPVSQCLALAERGPIVWYEPWQAWIVTRMEDIMACWKTEPLSSDFYDWEFAPERPSEDKWSNFERAMIGHSLLADHGHHRLVRKVVSPAFSRNVVDKIQEKIKPDVEKLFDELGSPETFDYIEDIAQHIPFISITRMVGIPEKYWPEIRKVILTFTETWNPTISDEQREAARQDCNKAIDIILKVIAERRAQPEQDDFLSTLLKIEEENENFKEWDIVTLVLALIGAGADTTLVAQQWSVYSLLKHKDQVAAALESPDAFSNAFSEINRWGVASKMGFARYAPNDMEFMGEQLRKGVMVLMMPHLKDYNPAYYDSPETFDVKREFNPDAMFGYGPRFCIGAALAKRQLYLTMCELFTRFPDVELAEEPERDADDHNAIVFKRLMLRTNA; translated from the coding sequence ATGTCGGAGGCTGCAACCGCCCTGCCCCCAGTGGCAGAAATTTTTAACCCCCATTCGTCGGAGTACATGAATGACCCCGTGTCGCAGTGCCTGGCCCTGGCCGAGCGCGGCCCCATCGTCTGGTACGAGCCCTGGCAGGCCTGGATTGTCACGCGCATGGAAGACATCATGGCCTGCTGGAAAACGGAGCCATTGTCGTCCGATTTCTATGACTGGGAATTCGCTCCCGAGCGCCCCAGTGAAGACAAGTGGAGCAACTTTGAGCGCGCCATGATTGGCCACAGCCTGCTGGCAGACCACGGCCATCATCGCCTGGTGCGCAAAGTCGTCTCCCCGGCGTTCTCACGCAACGTGGTCGACAAGATCCAGGAAAAGATCAAGCCGGACGTGGAGAAACTGTTCGACGAGCTGGGATCACCCGAGACTTTCGATTACATCGAAGATATCGCCCAGCACATTCCCTTTATCTCCATTACCCGGATGGTCGGCATCCCCGAGAAGTATTGGCCGGAAATACGCAAAGTGATCCTGACCTTTACCGAGACCTGGAACCCCACCATCTCCGATGAGCAGCGCGAGGCCGCGCGCCAGGACTGCAACAAAGCCATCGATATCATTCTCAAGGTGATCGCTGAACGTCGGGCCCAGCCTGAGCAGGATGATTTTCTGTCCACACTGTTGAAAATCGAAGAAGAGAACGAGAATTTCAAGGAGTGGGACATCGTGACACTGGTACTGGCACTGATCGGTGCCGGCGCCGATACCACCCTGGTGGCCCAGCAGTGGTCGGTGTATTCACTGCTCAAACACAAGGATCAGGTAGCAGCGGCACTGGAATCTCCAGATGCATTTTCCAACGCCTTCTCCGAGATCAACCGCTGGGGCGTCGCGTCCAAAATGGGCTTTGCACGCTATGCGCCGAATGATATGGAGTTTATGGGCGAGCAGTTGCGCAAAGGCGTCATGGTGCTGATGATGCCGCACCTGAAGGACTACAACCCTGCCTACTATGACTCACCGGAAACATTCGACGTGAAGCGGGAATTTAATCCCGACGCCATGTTCGGTTATGGGCCGAGGTTCTGCATTGGCGCGGCACTGGCCAAGCGCCAGCTGTACCTGACCATGTGTGAACTGTTTACGCGCTTCCCTGATGTGGAACTGGCTGAAGAGCCGGAACGCGACGCGGACGACCACAACGCCATTGTGTTCAAGCGCCTGATGCTGCGCACTAACGCCTAG